One genomic window of Prochlorococcus marinus str. NATL2A includes the following:
- a CDS encoding DUF4214 domain-containing protein produces the protein MPKVVNKVVTVNLKTSNHIYSNKGSAKGYFINGIESPSLSLLSGVTYRFDQSDISNLGHQILFYKDSEKLSTFNSNVINSGIAGSEGAYTEITLPAETSIKLFYQCKNHSFMGNSLQKINSSYASGDVVSTNETFGVWEKYLDVYGLRLFAHGALSGLPAVDDEFIKKTAETVKLMFNPNGEFIDKEAQEKALQYMKSKSTIQRIGINTHSAYQNPSLNDGPKGYDEINDLYNSNDYTWKLNHTPIQRYQITQQLEHLLHTFTDFALPGAFPEQFNTFQGKGLLWDAANEAINNGVYDDKDYKHMIGKNHPQYKDVYKSVVMREYLYCLTYAMWGYTTKYTEDYSLDPEWSDQYLTEESIKQANPLGHQLYNDYIRKVISKPESVRLEEIYKDDDSGMSGYVSNVSSPSTDNTKIINKDTGVLFKGESINYDFINKGNNNYQIKAKDSFDEITGRKVQTEFFPSSDTFNSTGLSSFSLQFVDKTLDFIDDVKGVFDQITGLNTDSGRMFRLYNAAFRRFPDASGLSYWIEQFSSGANDIRTVASSFLVSEEFKLRYGENVTDNQYVKTLYINVLNRELDQGGYDYWVGNLRNGAETRYEVLLGFAESAENKALFTEMTGFG, from the coding sequence ATGCCAAAGGTAGTCAATAAAGTAGTAACTGTAAATCTCAAAACAAGCAATCATATTTATAGCAATAAAGGTTCTGCAAAAGGCTATTTTATTAATGGAATAGAGTCACCAAGTTTAAGCTTACTCTCTGGTGTTACTTATAGATTTGATCAATCCGATATTAGTAATCTTGGTCATCAAATATTATTTTATAAGGATTCAGAAAAATTAAGCACCTTCAATAGCAATGTAATTAATAGTGGTATCGCCGGCTCTGAAGGAGCTTATACGGAGATAACTCTTCCTGCTGAAACTTCAATTAAGTTGTTTTATCAATGCAAGAATCATTCCTTTATGGGAAATTCTTTGCAGAAAATTAATAGCTCTTATGCAAGTGGAGATGTTGTTTCTACAAATGAAACATTTGGAGTTTGGGAAAAATACCTTGATGTTTATGGATTAAGACTATTTGCACATGGAGCTCTTAGTGGACTACCCGCTGTAGACGATGAGTTCATCAAAAAAACCGCTGAAACAGTTAAATTGATGTTTAATCCAAATGGAGAGTTTATCGATAAAGAAGCACAAGAAAAAGCTCTTCAATATATGAAATCTAAAAGTACAATCCAAAGAATTGGAATTAATACACATAGTGCCTATCAGAATCCAAGTTTAAATGACGGACCTAAAGGCTATGATGAAATAAATGATTTATATAATTCTAATGATTACACTTGGAAATTAAATCACACACCTATTCAAAGGTATCAAATAACACAACAACTAGAGCACTTACTTCATACTTTCACTGACTTTGCCTTGCCAGGTGCCTTCCCTGAACAATTTAATACTTTTCAAGGGAAAGGATTGCTTTGGGATGCTGCTAATGAAGCTATAAATAATGGTGTCTATGACGATAAAGACTACAAACATATGATTGGAAAAAATCATCCTCAATATAAAGATGTATATAAATCGGTCGTAATGCGAGAATACCTCTATTGTCTTACATATGCTATGTGGGGCTATACAACAAAATATACAGAAGATTATAGTTTAGATCCTGAGTGGTCAGATCAATATCTAACAGAAGAAAGTATTAAACAGGCCAATCCTTTAGGTCATCAACTATATAATGATTACATAAGAAAAGTAATATCTAAGCCGGAAAGTGTAAGATTAGAAGAGATCTATAAGGATGACGATTCTGGGATGTCAGGTTATGTCTCAAATGTAAGCAGCCCTAGTACTGATAATACCAAAATAATTAATAAGGATACAGGAGTACTTTTCAAGGGTGAAAGTATTAATTATGATTTTATTAATAAAGGTAATAATAACTATCAAATAAAAGCTAAAGATAGTTTTGATGAGATTACAGGTCGAAAAGTTCAAACAGAATTTTTTCCAAGTAGTGATACTTTTAACTCGACTGGACTTTCATCATTCTCGCTTCAATTCGTTGATAAGACATTAGATTTTATTGACGATGTAAAAGGTGTTTTTGATCAAATAACAGGCTTAAATACTGACTCAGGAAGGATGTTTCGTTTATATAATGCAGCCTTTAGACGTTTTCCTGATGCAAGTGGCCTTTCCTACTGGATTGAGCAATTTAGTTCAGGTGCAAATGATATAAGAACTGTTGCCTCTTCATTTCTCGTAAGTGAGGAGTTTAAATTGCGATATGGAGAAAACGTCACTGACAATCAATACGTCAAGACCTTATACATAAATGTCCTTAATAGAGAACTTGACCAGGGTGGTTATGACTATTGGGTAGGGAACTTGAGAAATGGAGCCGAAACCAGATACGAAGTCCTACTAGGTTTTGCAGAATCAGCGGAAAATAAAGCTCTCTTCACTGAAATGACTGGCTTCGGCTGA
- a CDS encoding DUF4214 domain-containing protein, with the protein MTNENISSPKAKDPMLPVFIAEVKSGGELIAPPKGTLGYQQLLEQTGGAAANEGFDYEAHMAATGQVLFADDDPRSAEYADAPGYAGNRANQDDLLYMPNIEESSSTPDPTSTPDPTPTPDPTPTPDPTPTSDSTSTPDSIEGIRIKDPMLPVFIAEVKSGGELIAPPKGTLGYQQLLEQTDGAAANDGFDYEAHMAATGQVLFADDDPRSAKYADTAGYAGNRANQDDLLYRPNAIPESDLKDPMLPVFIAEVKSGGELIAPLKGTLGYQQLLEQTDGAAANDGFDYEAHMAATGQVLFADDDPRSAKYADTAGYAGNRTNQDNLLYMPNIIDGDSTITKEEETKSLIYEGTDALGNTISPVYLLNAPLEMPKEGTKEYELIEKEIGSAIPEGFNYKGHIAATRRPKDYPDWLDPVVDIDDRWVDPTKLNTSKTFEKELEEYEFFRRSDGSIEIKTEEGFDEITGIPKLQFADKAVSAIAEIEATFDQVKAKDDVTGKMFRVYNAAFNRFPDSDGLEYWIEKNGSGENTERQVAESFLASSEFKEKYGENVSNEQYVKTLYQNILDREPDAEGYDYWVGQLNNGVEDRSELLLGFAESAENKTLFTDMTGLG; encoded by the coding sequence ATGACCAACGAAAATATCTCTTCTCCAAAAGCAAAAGACCCAATGCTTCCAGTATTTATTGCTGAAGTAAAAAGTGGAGGAGAATTAATTGCACCCCCAAAAGGAACACTTGGCTATCAACAACTTTTAGAGCAAACAGGTGGTGCAGCAGCTAATGAAGGATTTGATTATGAAGCTCATATGGCTGCAACCGGACAAGTTTTATTTGCAGATGATGATCCACGATCAGCTGAATATGCCGATGCTCCTGGATATGCAGGTAACAGAGCTAATCAAGATGACCTGTTATACATGCCCAACATAGAGGAATCTTCATCCACTCCAGATCCAACTTCCACTCCAGATCCAACTCCCACTCCAGATCCAACTCCCACTCCAGATCCAACTCCCACTTCAGATTCAACTTCTACTCCTGATTCAATTGAGGGAATCAGAATAAAAGATCCAATGCTTCCAGTATTTATTGCTGAAGTAAAAAGTGGAGGAGAATTAATTGCACCCCCAAAAGGAACACTTGGCTATCAACAACTTTTAGAGCAAACAGATGGTGCAGCAGCTAATGACGGATTTGATTATGAAGCTCATATGGCTGCAACCGGACAAGTTCTATTTGCGGATGATGATCCACGATCAGCAAAATATGCCGATACTGCTGGATATGCAGGCAACAGAGCTAATCAAGATGATCTTTTATATAGACCAAATGCAATCCCAGAATCAGATCTAAAAGATCCAATGCTTCCAGTATTTATTGCTGAAGTAAAAAGTGGAGGAGAATTAATTGCACCCTTAAAAGGAACACTTGGCTATCAACAACTTTTAGAGCAAACAGATGGTGCAGCAGCTAATGACGGATTTGATTATGAAGCCCATATGGCTGCAACCGGACAAGTTCTATTCGCGGATGATGATCCACGATCAGCGAAATATGCCGATACTGCTGGATATGCAGGCAACAGAACTAATCAGGATAATCTTTTATACATGCCCAATATTATCGATGGAGACTCGACGATAACTAAAGAGGAAGAAACTAAATCACTTATTTATGAAGGGACAGATGCGTTAGGCAACACAATATCGCCAGTTTATTTACTGAATGCTCCTTTAGAGATGCCTAAAGAAGGAACCAAAGAATATGAATTAATAGAAAAAGAGATTGGTTCTGCAATTCCTGAAGGGTTTAACTATAAAGGTCATATAGCCGCCACTCGTAGACCAAAAGATTATCCAGATTGGCTCGACCCAGTAGTCGATATTGATGATCGTTGGGTAGATCCAACTAAACTGAATACATCTAAAACTTTTGAAAAAGAATTAGAAGAATATGAGTTCTTCAGAAGAAGTGATGGATCCATTGAAATCAAAACAGAAGAAGGTTTTGATGAAATCACTGGTATCCCAAAACTTCAATTTGCCGATAAAGCAGTGAGTGCCATTGCTGAAATAGAAGCAACCTTTGATCAAGTCAAAGCAAAAGATGATGTCACAGGAAAGATGTTTCGCGTCTATAACGCTGCCTTTAATCGGTTCCCTGATTCTGATGGACTTGAGTACTGGATTGAAAAAAATGGATCAGGAGAAAATACTGAAAGGCAAGTAGCAGAATCATTTTTAGCCTCCTCTGAATTCAAAGAAAAATATGGAGAAAATGTCTCAAATGAACAATATGTAAAAACGCTTTATCAAAATATTCTTGATCGAGAACCAGATGCAGAGGGATATGACTACTGGGTTGGACAACTTAATAATGGCGTAGAGGATAGAAGTGAACTTCTATTAGGGTTTGCAGAATCAGCAGAGAATAAAACTCTCTTTACTGATATGACTGGCTTAGGCTGA